The genomic DNA CGCGAGAACAGCCAGTCCATCGGCACGTATGTCAACGCCGTCGCAATCCCAAAAATGGAACTATTTAAAAGGAACGAGGCATCTTCGTCATTCTGCCAAATACAATAAACGCACAAGAAGACTGCAATTAGCACATTTGGATAAAGCATCCAAATAGTCCCGATGCGACTTGCCATTAAGAACGTTAAAAGCGTCGTCCCTGTTACAGCAAAAACCGCTTTGTCCGTTTTGATACCCATATACCTCAGGTTCGATTCTCTCCTTCAAACTGAATCACGAGTTGGTCGCCGGTGAGTTTTGCACCAGTTGTTTTTTTGTTCGAGAGCGTCCGCGGCAACGCGATATGTTGCTTGAAGCCACCCACTGTCACAATTAACTCATCACCGTGTTTTGTCAATCCAATTTCCTCTTTGCTCAGAAACGGAAGACGCATAGACAACTGGTAGGCATCTGCCATTTTTTGGAATTGATACGGACGTTCTTCAGAGAACTGATCTGCGGGGTTAATCCCAGAATAGAGCGTGTCCGCCAATCGATGCAGTCCCTGTTCCCCTACAATTTCTTCCGTGAAGAGGTTCACCTTCCAAATCGGGACATCCGAAAAATAGTCCGTCGCCTCCTCAATATAGTGCTGTTGTGACTGCTTCCAAGCCTCAAAGTATGCCAAATCAACATCATCAGGAAAGATGCGGTTGATAATCACAGCGTCAATACACAACCCGTAGAGGCAAAAATACATAAATGCCCGCTGGGTCTCTTTGATAACGATTTTTTCCGGATTCGTCACTAAGCGGACCGTCGTAATTTTCGGATCTGTCAGGACCCCATCAATCCCTTCCAATTTATCGAATAAATCTTGAATATTCTGAAAATAATTATCTCGTGGAATCGGGACGGAACTCACCCGTTCGATGACCGGACCCGCAACTCTCGCAAGATTACGTTCCAATTTGAAAATGTGGCTCATGTACCACTCCAGCGTCGTCGGGATACTTACAAACCGAAGCGACTCACCGGTCGGGGCGCAATCAAGGATAATCACATCATAACTTTTTTCGCGAACATATTGATTGATGTACAGAAGCGCGCAAATTTCCTCCATTCCCGGAAATACCGCTATTTCCTCTGCGACGAGGCTGTCAAGTCCAGAACGATTCAACAACGAACGGATATAGCCATATACATCGTTCCAGTATTCAACAATTGCTTCTTGGACGTTAATTTCTTGTATCCAGAGGTTCTCTCTGATTTGGATCTGTCTCTCTTCGCTTTGGTGAACAAGTTTTTCATGGTTATCAAAAGCATCTCGGAGTGAATGCGCCACGTCAAGCGAAATGACAATCGTTCTGTAACCGAGTTCTGCGAGTTTGATACCCGTAGCCGCGGCAATCGTTGTTTTACCGACACCCCCTTTACCTGTGTAAAGAATAATTCGCATTATTTTTGATTTCCTATATCTTATTGTTAGTTTATCCAGAGGTATATTGTATATAGTATACCATAAAAAAGAGGGAATATGCAAAATAGAATAACGCGTTTTCCCAAGTAAATTGGGGATTTATTGATTGATCTGACCTATTACAATTATAATATAATACGTCTATATGACTATTCGCGGTTCAAACCTCAATTTTTACTTAATTCATATCTTAAATTGACAGTAAAATAAACAATTTTTGCTGCAGCGTGTCAAAGTAATTCTAAATCCACCATGGTGTGTAGGTTATGGGCTTTACTATGAAAACTGAGGTTTGGGCATCTCGTACAAATTAGCCACATTCGGATTGTATACTGCTCCAGCGGAACGGTATGTGAATAACCAAGTTAATTTCGTATTGTGCCAAAAACTTTACACACTTCAGAATTGTAAAAAATTTGACAAACATTCTCTTTATATGGTATAATATTACGCGGTTGTGTTCGCAATTATGAAAATACCTTTCTGAGAAAGGCACACCCGAACAAGAAACTACAAAAACAGTGTAAAGCAAAGCCAAATTTAACCACGTATCGGCTAAATTCGGTTGAAGGGACAGGAAATCATGGTACTCAAAACGAAAACCTATTTTCCGAAAACGGAAAAAGATATTAGATGGTATGTGGTGGACGCTGATGGACAGGTGCTCGGGCGTTTAGCATCCCGGATCGCACAGGTACTACGCGGAAAGAATGACCCGCGGTATACACCCCACGCCGATTTAGGTTTTCGCGTTGCTGTTGTGAATGCGGAAAAAGTGGTCGTCACAGGCGATAAAAGGGAACAGAAAACCTATTTTAGGCATAGCGGCTACCCCGGCGGCGATAAATATCGAACCTTCGATGAACAGATGGCTCGTAAACCAGAGGTAATTATCACCAACGCTGTTAAGGGGATGCTCCCAAAAAATCACCTCGGTCGACAACTGATGAAGGGACTCAGAGTTTACACCGGACCGACACACCCGCACCAAGCTCAGGAACCGGAAGTCTT from Candidatus Poribacteria bacterium includes the following:
- a CDS encoding ArsA family ATPase; this translates as MRIILYTGKGGVGKTTIAAATGIKLAELGYRTIVISLDVAHSLRDAFDNHEKLVHQSEERQIQIRENLWIQEINVQEAIVEYWNDVYGYIRSLLNRSGLDSLVAEEIAVFPGMEEICALLYINQYVREKSYDVIILDCAPTGESLRFVSIPTTLEWYMSHIFKLERNLARVAGPVIERVSSVPIPRDNYFQNIQDLFDKLEGIDGVLTDPKITTVRLVTNPEKIVIKETQRAFMYFCLYGLCIDAVIINRIFPDDVDLAYFEAWKQSQQHYIEEATDYFSDVPIWKVNLFTEEIVGEQGLHRLADTLYSGINPADQFSEERPYQFQKMADAYQLSMRLPFLSKEEIGLTKHGDELIVTVGGFKQHIALPRTLSNKKTTGAKLTGDQLVIQFEGENRT
- the rplM gene encoding 50S ribosomal protein L13; this encodes MVLKTKTYFPKTEKDIRWYVVDADGQVLGRLASRIAQVLRGKNDPRYTPHADLGFRVAVVNAEKVVVTGDKREQKTYFRHSGYPGGDKYRTFDEQMARKPEVIITNAVKGMLPKNHLGRQLMKGLRVYTGPTHPHQAQEPEVLTL